The proteins below come from a single Methanolobus chelungpuianus genomic window:
- a CDS encoding DUF5658 family protein has protein sequence MKAFILDSWPVLIFYVLGDILTTVWALNLGGVEANPAMNYLLSEYGFASLLITKFIVVLCCYACYRYVKPQSLFAWKALNYVVGAMGIFIIGWNVCSTYWISGGVF, from the coding sequence ATGAAGGCCTTCATACTTGACAGCTGGCCTGTCCTGATCTTCTACGTTCTGGGAGATATTCTCACAACAGTCTGGGCGCTAAACCTGGGGGGAGTCGAAGCAAATCCTGCCATGAACTACCTCCTGTCTGAGTATGGATTTGCTTCTCTTCTCATTACAAAGTTCATAGTAGTGCTCTGTTGCTATGCCTGCTACAGGTACGTGAAACCTCAGTCTCTTTTTGCCTGGAAGGCCCTCAATTACGTTGTGGGAGCTATGGGTATATTCATCATCGGATGGAACGTGTGCTCTACATACTGGATATCTGGAGGTGTTTTCTGA
- a CDS encoding shikimate kinase encodes MIITLIGMPGAGKSSVGKRLARLLGYTFTDTDDLIINAAGSMLQDIVDTKGDMGLIGIEEQCILSLELQEDCIIATGGSVVYSDRSMAFLKSNSAIIFLDVPYETIARRLSNIDTRGVVGLKGRGLRELYQERTGLYAAYADMTIKVSGRDRVQDVVNRIMERMQAWKPE; translated from the coding sequence ATGATAATAACACTGATCGGAATGCCGGGTGCCGGGAAAAGTTCTGTGGGGAAGAGACTCGCCCGCCTCCTTGGGTACACCTTCACGGATACCGATGACCTGATAATCAATGCAGCCGGCAGCATGCTGCAGGATATTGTTGATACGAAGGGAGACATGGGCTTAATAGGCATCGAAGAGCAATGCATCCTCTCCCTTGAGCTGCAGGAAGACTGCATTATTGCAACAGGCGGAAGTGTCGTCTACTCTGACAGGTCAATGGCCTTCCTGAAGTCGAACTCTGCAATTATCTTCCTTGATGTCCCTTACGAGACCATCGCCCGCAGGCTTTCAAACATCGACACGAGGGGCGTGGTCGGTCTCAAAGGCAGGGGCCTGCGTGAACTCTACCAGGAGCGCACGGGGCTGTATGCCGCTTATGCCGATATGACCATCAAGGTCAGCGGCAGGGACAGAGTGCAGGATGTAGTGAACAGGATAATGGAAAGAATGCAGGCCTGGAAGCCTGAGTAG